Genomic window (Corallococcus caeni):
GAGGGACCTGAGGCCGTCGGCTCGCTGCGCGGAGGTCCAGTGTCTAACGCTTCGATTCGGCGACGTCAAACCCTTGTTGATCCGGGCCTGATCATTCGTCCCCAACCGCCGGGGATATGGGTACGCCGTTCCAAGGTGTGAACCCCCGGCTCCAGCTTTCTTCTTTCCTCGTCACCTCCCCTGCTCCTCATCCAGCGGGGCGCGCCAGCGTGTCCCGAAGAGCCCGTCTCCGAGGGGAAAGGTGATGTTGAAGTTGTGGCGCCCCATCTTGCTGGGCTCGTGGTGCACCTGATGGTGGCTTCGGAGAAACGAGATGCCGGGCAGCCTGGCGCTCCAATGGTTGCTCGGCAGGTGCGTGGCGAAGTGCACCCACTCGTACGCGAGGTAGTAGCCGAGCGCCGTGGCGATGAAGAGCCAGCCCGCGTTGGGGGAAATCAGCAGGAAGCAGAGCGCTCCCAGCGGCGCGGCGATGGCTCCCAGGAAGAAGAGGAGCAGGACCGGAGGGAAGAGCACCATCTTGAAGTCCCGGGGGGACTCGTAGGTCATCGCCTCGTGGGTGAAGAAGCGGTGGTGCTGGGCGGTGTGCCGTTCGAAGACGAGCCCCAGTCCCCTGGTGCGGTGGTGCATCGGGCCCCGGTGGCCGAGGAACTCGACCGTGTTCGCGAGGGCGATGACCGCGGGGACCCCGAGCAGCTCCCAGAGGCGGGGGGCCTCCACCCGGCTCAGCGCCAGGGCGATTCCCCCCAGACAGACGAGGCTGGTGAAGGCGAAGTGGGCCTGGCCCCGGTAGCCCGGCCCGATGCTCCGGGCCCGGTACTCCTCACGGAAGGCCTGGACCTGACGGGGGACGGGGCGCGTTTCCATGCGCTCGAGCGTAGCGCGCCCCGTCTCTACCGTTCAGCTAGGAGCGCTTCGTCCCCTTGCCTTCCGAGGGCTCTTCCTTCCGGCGTGCGAGCGACTTCTGCAGCTTCTTCATGCGGTCCAGGATGAGGGTCCGCTTCAGGCTGGAGAGGTGGTCCACGAAGACGTGGCCGTCCAGGTGGTCGATTTCGTGCTGGAGCACGTGCGCGAGACGGCCTTCCGCCTCCAGTTCGTGCCACTGGGCCGTCTTGTCCTGGTAGCGGACCTTCACCCGCTCGACGCGGGGGCACTTCTCCCACACGTCCGGCACGGAGAGGCAGCCCTCCTCCAGCTTCACGCTCCCCTCCTTCGACAGCAGCTGGGGGTTCACGATCTCGAACTGGGTGCCGTCCTCCCGGCCGACGATGGCCACGCGCAGGGGGACTCCCACCTGGTTGGCCGCGATG
Coding sequences:
- a CDS encoding sterol desaturase family protein, with the protein product METRPVPRQVQAFREEYRARSIGPGYRGQAHFAFTSLVCLGGIALALSRVEAPRLWELLGVPAVIALANTVEFLGHRGPMHHRTRGLGLVFERHTAQHHRFFTHEAMTYESPRDFKMVLFPPVLLLFFLGAIAAPLGALCFLLISPNAGWLFIATALGYYLAYEWVHFATHLPSNHWSARLPGISFLRSHHQVHHEPSKMGRHNFNITFPLGDGLFGTRWRAPLDEEQGR
- the def gene encoding peptide deformylase — translated: MARDIVIWPHKVLTTSTQPVTDFGPALETLLQEMSEAMAEAKGIGIAANQVGVPLRVAIVGREDGTQFEIVNPQLLSKEGSVKLEEGCLSVPDVWEKCPRVERVKVRYQDKTAQWHELEAEGRLAHVLQHEIDHLDGHVFVDHLSSLKRTLILDRMKKLQKSLARRKEEPSEGKGTKRS